In Chlorocebus sabaeus isolate Y175 chromosome 2, mChlSab1.0.hap1, whole genome shotgun sequence, the genomic stretch CATCTACCCCACCTCAACCCTAGTGCAGATGTCATCTGAAATTTCTCTTTTGGACACAGAGAGTCAGATCTAAGGAAGCACATGTTTGGActctgcattttttaaataaggggTTTTGGCTGTTAAAAGTAACaaaggtattatttttttctcttttttttaaattaaatggtgCTGGTTGGTCcttaaggaaggaagggagaccTCAGCATCTGTGGCCGCTGGGGTGTTGCAGGCCGGCAGTTCTCAGCTGGGTGGCTCTCTGGGGCTTTCTCTCCCTTGAGGAGAGCTGCACTGCCCAAATTTACTCCTTCTAGCGGGGAGCCCATGTGAGAGATAGACTGCATTGGGGATATGAAGGGCTATCCCCTCCCCTCAATTTAAAACAACTCTACAGGACCCTCCAGCCTTTGGCCTCTCTGCAGGAGCAGCTCCGTGTTTGTCCTGCCTGCACTGTGGCTCAGCACCTCCCTCCTCCTACACTCCTGCTTCCTCATTCCCTGAGGCATGTTGACCCTGATAGCACTCTAGGATGCTTCCTGCATTCCTTTATCCATTCCCAGTTGGCCTCTCAGAGAAACTGACCTTGGGAAATGGTCTGGAAAGCAGACTCTAAAATATGAGTTTGAAATCTGATTACTCATCAGCTGGCAAGGAGGATCCCAGGGCTGGTGGTAAGTGGGGCTGGACAAGCCCTAACTTGCTTTTGTGTTGCAATTGATAACACTTTCACTGGCAGTAAACTGGGATGGTGTAACCCCAGGAAGGGGTTCAAAATGCCCTCAGCCTTTTGAAAACAGATTGCGAAATGGTCCTTATAAGAACTAAGGTGTCAGCTGTTGCTGGGCATGAATCCTTGGAAGAAAGACAATGAGAAACTAAGAGTGATTGATCATGAGTTAAGGTTCAGTGCTGAAGCCAGAGGACTTCTTGGCAGCACTGTAGATTCTTATTTTTTGGAGCCACAGGGCAGAAGGAATAGAGGATTCGGTCCTGGGCATCGTAGAAGAGTAGCAGAATCATAGTGGAGGATGAATCTCAGTTTCAATGGCTGCTATGCTGGGGTAGGGCCCTGATGGGGAAGTTGTGGGACCCTGAGATGTGGGAGGAGACATTTGGGTCAAAGCACTCAAAGATTGTCAGTTAACTTTGGAGTTGCTGGGGACAGTTGCAGTAGCATAGCTACTTGTCTCTATAAATATCCTCCCCAagccaaaagaagaaacaagaaaggaaaagtaaattcTACACAATCCAGGCTGTAAATATTACTTGAAGAGAGAAGGCCAAACTGCAAAATGACTGTGAGTCAAAAGGGAACACTCACCTAACCCTAGTGTACAGTCTCTCACTAGGCTCCCACGCCACTGACGCAGCATGTCACAGAAGGCATCAGGCAGTTTGCCTGCCAGCCTAGACAACCTAAAATGCATTTCCAGACTTACTATATGAGCCAGGATGCTATGTCAGACACACTGAAAGCACCCAAAAATGGCAGCCCTGGTCTGAGCGCCAGTGGGTGGTTGGAAGTCTAAGGAAAAACTCAACCTTGTCCAGATGGTACAGAATCATCTCATCCTGTGCTACCTTGACAAGTACAACTATGAACCCAAGAAATATCATGAGGAGCAGGCATAGGAGAACTTCCAAGGTTGAAGAGCAAGGTTAAGAACCTGAGGACTGAGGAACAGCCCAGCAGCCAGATACCAGGGAACCAACCCCCAAATACCAGCCCCCAGCCATGGAAAGTGATGAAGGGAGGACACAGAAAAGAGGAAGTCTCAAGTCAATAAACATAAGCTCCCACTTTaagaaactacaaaaagtagGGCAAAGTAAACCTAAAGCAAGCAGGAGTGATAggaattaataaaaaaaagaaaaaaagagagagcagaaCAGAtaatcaatgaaactgaaaacacaaaaacaatacaaaaacccACTGAAACAGAGTCGATCTtttgaaaacaacaataaaatgggaaaaaactcTAGCAtgactgaagaaaaagaaaagagaaatggcaCATTTTCAGTATCAGGGTGAAACGTGGGATACCATTGCAGACCCTGCAGATACCATTTAGTTATAAGAGGATATTGTGAACAACTCTACATACATAAATGtgacaacttagataaaatggaccaAAAATTATGCAAAACACAACTTACCAGGACTCACTCAATAGGAAATGAAAAGTGTGAATAACCCAAAACTATTAAGGAAATTGaatctatgattttaaaataccCCAAAATATTCCTGAGGCCCAGATCTTTCATAGGAAAACATAagtatttaaagataaattaaaaccaaatttGATACACAGGGAAATGGAGCTGAAAAGTTTTGGTAAAATTTGAATGTATACTCCATTTTAGATGATAtgaggaaattattttaataatttaatgaaatttaGTTATTTGAATGCTTAAAATGTCAGTGGACAATGACATTGGTTTTGTGAAAAATGTCCTTGATCACATGATCACTCAATGTGCAACTGCAGGTGCACACGTGAGCAAGTTTTCAGCGGGCGTGACTATGCACCTTCCACACATCTCTGATGATGGGGGACATTTTTTCTCCTCCATGTCCTGTCTTTACTCTTCCAGCAGGCAGGGACATGAACAAATCAGTGACTCAGCACTGACCAGGAGATGATGCAAACATCATACTGTTTTGGAAGGAACCTGAGTCCTTATTCCTATTTTCTGGCGCCTCAGGGCAGAAAGAATAGAAGATTGGGCCCCGGCCATCATTGGAAGAGTAGCAGAATCACAAAGGAAGATGAATCTCAGCTTCAATGGCTTCTATGCTGGCATAGGGCCCTGTTGGGGAAGCTGTGGGACCCTGAGGTGTGGGAGGAGACATTTGGGTCAAAGCACTCAAAGATTGTCATTCGACTAGAGGAGAGGGTCCCCCTCCTGGTATTATATGAGAGGGAAATAAGACATTTTTTGGTTATAGAGAGGGTAAACACTGGCCAAATTCAGGTCCTTGGGACAAAGCCCAGCAGAAGGGGAGAGTTTCTCTAATTAGCACAAATTCCCAATATAGCCTGGTAGTGAGCCTGTCTTCAGGGACTAGATTTGCCATCATTAGTTTGGACCAATAACCTGATGTAATGGCCAGAAGTCTTCAACATCATCCCTCATCACTTCCTGAGTCCTGGTTTCCCTTTTGGGTGTTTGAAGCAGGAAAGGAGATCAGAGATGAACAGGAATTTGCACATGGTCCATGCGTAGAGTGACTGGGATTATTGTTTGTCAAATATCACCATCGGAACACAGAAGAGGCCTGTGCTGTGACCAGGTCACCTGGGGGCCTGCTCCAGGTTTCAGCTTCACTTGTCTTTCTGAAATTTATACAGCAGATGCCGGAGACTGCTGGGTGAGGTCACAGATGCAGATGGAAAAGTTTAGGATAAAACAGAGACAAGGTAGAGGTTAGAAAGTGTAAAGGGGAAGGTGGTGCACTGATGAGACATGCAGAAGAAGGCGAGACACAGGACTTCATAAACAAATGCATCGCgtccctctctcctttttcctttaatgTATATTTACGCCAAAAGATTGATCAAGGTGTGCATCAAACTCTTGATGCACAGTTTCTCTTGTAGATGGGTTTTAAGGGTGTCTGCAAGTTGTCAATTGTCACCTTGAACCTTCAAGTAGTAGTGACCCAAGGAGTGTAGGATTTGGGGTCATGGAGCTgacattaaaattttactttatatttatagACTTCTAGCTTATTTTATGACAAGCATGAATACTACttttaacattaaagaaaaagacaaaatttaaaaatgggaagtAACCACACCATGGGTGACGTCTGAGTCCTGCTCCTTCTGGTGCGCTGAGATCTCCAGGGTATGACTTTTGCTGACCGCTGGCTGTCCATCATGCTCCACCTGGCAGGTGAGCACCACATCGTTCCTGTGGGCACAGGTGTTCACCAGGAGCCAGCTCGTCCAGTTGTAGGTACCATCCTTGTTCTCTGTGAGGGTCGAAGCTGTTTCTGTCTGGGACACATTTCCATTCTCCAACCAAGTCAGCAGGAGTCTCTGGGGGTAGAATTTGCTCACCTGGCAGGTGATGTTCGCCTGGTTCTCTGCCCTCATGGACTGTTGAGTAACCTCCAAGAAGGGTGGAACTGAAACAGCACAGGGCAGAAGCTCTGACCTTGTGGCACAGACAGATCACAGGGAGGGCTCCATAATGTAGCTCCCACCACCACAGTGAGGGCGTCACCAGGACAGTGCTAGGCAGGCAGCACGTGCTCAGACATTGAGGGTGCTCTTTGCATATGAGTGAAATTactaagcacagtgcctggcatacagtaggtgctgaAGGACTGGTAGCTCCTACTAGGCTAAGAATGAGTGATATCTACAAGCACCACCCCTGGCATACAGTTGGAATGTAAGAACAGTAGCAAAATCAGTGAAATCGCCAAGCACATAGGGATTTGGCTCCTAGTAGCTGCTCACTAATTGTAGTTGCTCTtggtgaaataaatgaaactctctagcacagagcttggcacaTGGTTGCTGGCTCCCTCACAGCTGCCATTAAAATGATAGTAAGTGACCGGCACACCTAGGTGCATGGCAGATGGGCAGCATCGTCAGGGATTAGATTCCAGGCCATTCAAGATCTAGAGCAGTAGCCTGTGGAGAGGGGAGTGGACTTAGCAGCCAGAAGTGGGCTTAGGCTGGGTGTGAGGGTCTTCTACCTCGGATGGCCTCAGACAAGTTGGCAGTCCCACGAAGAGGGTCCCCCTGCAAGGTGACATGGGCCACCTCGCAGATGACTTGAGAGTGAACGTCTCTGCGGGTCAGCACCACCCTGGCTGTGCTGCGGATGCTGTAGGACACGCTCTTTCCTGCGGGGTCCACGCTGGTCTGGAAGTCTGAGAGCTCGTTCCCATTTTTGAACCATTTCAGGGTGATGTCTTTGGGAGAGAAGCCATGGGACTCGCAGGTGAAGCTCACTGTGTGCTCAGGTGTGGCCCTCACTGCGGGACCCGATACCACAGGGGCAGTGGGTTTGGCTGCAAAAGGAGCATCGATAATCAGGAGACATAACTGAGATACCATCACTAGCGATAAGCGTGTGACACGTTAAGAACCTTCTGAGACGTTCGTTTTTAATCTTTCTGATAATGTCGGGAAGGCAGTctccttttctcattttacagctcAGGCCACAACAGCTCTGAGAGGTGAGAACCAGCCCATGGTCAGACAGTGAGTAGGGGCAGGTCCCAGAGGGAAGTCCAGGCTGAGTTCAAAGTCCTCTCCACACAGGGTGACTTCCACCAATCTTGGCATAGGAACAAAATTACTGACTGGTCTCCCTCCTTGTTAATAACTAGTCCTAGCCAGCCTCCCCCGGAGAGCTCACCAACCTCAGAGAGGGCGTTTATAGAAGCCAATGTCAGGAACAGTGGCAAAGTGGCACCACCATGAGAGCTGCAGCCAGGCTGCTTAGCCCAGGAGAGGGGTGGCCTGACACACCcagttcctcatctgcaaaataggagGACGGCATTTCTACTTCCTGGGATGTCGTCAGGATTAAATGGGGTGATGGAAGCAGTTCTGCTCTGGATCAAACACAGAAGATGCTTCTCAAAATTAAACACAGATCTATCTTTAACCCAGACTTTACAGATACACAGAGGTCTCTCTTTAGGTATTATACAAATATGAATCGttccatatttttattgttttcacaaatatttcattCTGTCAAATAAAAGGCATTAATTAAGGATAAAGCTTTAACGTAGAACCCACAGTTTGTAAGAGCATTGGAATGACACCTGCTAAAGGTCAAGCCATAGTACGTTGCCGTAGACCTGGATAACAACTAACTGAAGCCAGTGTCCGTGGGATTTTGATCTCTCTCACCTGGAGTACTTTAATTAAATAGCCAATGAGAACAGGTTTGCAGTTTAGGATTTTTGATCAGCTAATGAACTGTTCCCGAAAACAATATTTTGTGAAACCCCCCTATAAAAAACCTTTCCTGCATTTCCATACCGGACACTATTCAGGGTTCTACTGACTCAGTGTATTCAAATTGCACCTCTTTATTTTTCCAATAAATGCTCTTTCCTTTGGCCTTCCTAACCATcatcgttgttgttgttgttagtagcTCTAACCTGCTGCAAGTCCTACATTTGAAAATAGGAAATTTGTTTTTGGAATCTGTATCTTCAGTTAGGTCAGGTTTGGGTCAAAAACAAGGATCACTGAGTACTAAGAAAGCCAAAGCTGATTAATTTTTTCATCATTAATTAATTACAAGGGACAAAGACCCAGGCCACACCAACAGGCAGAAACCAATTCTGGGCCCTGAAAGCAAACACACTGGAGAATCAGAACAATGAGGCGGTTTCTCCCTGTAGATGAGTTTTAAGGGTGTCTGCAAATTGCTAATTGTTACCTTGAACCTTCTGCCGTCGTCTTAGAAAACACATATTACACATGTTTGCCTTTGCTAATATTATCTTGCTCCCTAATAtgcatgaaatattttgagagcACAGTAAGAAGGGTGTCACTTGAAGATGTCAACTCTTTGAGATACCGGCAAATGGGTGTCCCTAGAGGGCTGAGAGGCTGTTCCGATTTATTGAGGGCTTCTTGGCCACCTGATGCTGGCTGCTCCCTCTGTACCTCTCAGCACTTTAATCCTCCCTCCATTTCTTAGAGGGAGTGCTCATGTGAGCCCTTGTGTAAGGCAAGACTCTGAGAGGATCCTTGCTGGCCAAGGACCAAAAGTAGATAGAAACCCCACCCTGGGAAGACAAGCGAGGGTAAATGCAAGTGCAtaacctggcatgtagtaggtgcttaataaataaccCCTGTGACTGTAATCATGAGGTTTGGTCATTACTGCTTCTGGAGCTGCATAGCTGTTCTTCAGGCAACAGAACAAAGAGGAGCAGAAACACCAAGGAAAGGCTCAAACCCTACTCACTGCAGCTGCCAGAAAAACCCAAATGATAAAAGGAGCAGCAACCACCATGTTTGGTGAACTGGCTTTCAAGTAAGATCACAGGTGAAGCTGGAAGCATTTtggaagaaggagggaaaagaTACCTCAGTGACATCTGGGAGTGCTGAGGGAGGGAGGCTTCTGGGGCGGAGAAGTGAGGATTTGCTGGGACTCCAGCACCTGCTTAGATACAAACGTTTTCAAGACAGAAGGTTCCCCAGCACTGAGGCTGCGTCTGAGCAAGGCTTTGTCCCAGTCTCCTATCTTGGGTCCTGAGGCCAGTAGCATGGGAGGGGTCCTGTCCAGGCTTCTGGGGCCTCCCTGAATGTTCCCAGCATGTCTGTTTTGAAGCACCCATGGCCCAAAAAGCTGTTCTCAAAGCCCCAAAGCCTGGGGCACCGCTTTTGCTAGGGGGCTGTGTGTGAGAATCTTCTGGAGCCATTCAGAACTTTAGATGCCAGGCCCACGTTAGACCAATTAAACTGGCATTTTTAGGGGGATCCTGGGTCCAgctttgttaacttttttttttgatagttttCCCAGTGATTGTAATGAGCAGTCAAGGTTGAAAGCCACTGGACCCCAACCCAAACCCCATTTATACTTGGGGCCTAGTGATGCCCTGAcctgtctgaggtcacacagcttcaCCCTAACACagcacacatttattgagcatttattgtgTGCTCATTGATGCCCTAAGCATTTAACACGATTTCACTCCTTCAGACCCTGCCCAGTCTGTGAGGTCAGCGTTACCATCAAAGGGTGAGGACATCGAGGCCTATGGGGG encodes the following:
- the LOC103215800 gene encoding signal-regulatory protein beta-1-like isoform X1; this translates as MPVTASWPHPPGPFLLLTLLLGLTGRLCEEELQVIQPEKSVSVTAGESATLNCTVTSLIPVGPIQWFRGAGPGRELIYNLKEGPCPRVTPVLDRTKRNNMDFSIRISNITPADAGTYYCVKFRKGNPDVELKSGAGTELSVRAKPTAPVVSGPAVRATPEHTVSFTCESHGFSPKDITLKWFKNGNELSDFQTSVDPAGKSVSYSIRSTARVVLTRRDVHSQVICEVAHVTLQGDPLRGTANLSEAIRVPPFLEVTQQSMRAENQANITCQVSKFYPQRLLLTWLENGNVSQTETASTLTENKDGTYNWTSWLLVNTCAHRNDVVLTCQVEHDGQPAVSKSHTLEISAHQKEQDSDVTHGLALAPTAPLLIALLLGPKVLLVVGVSAVYICWKQKA